One window of the Methylocystis parvus OBBP genome contains the following:
- a CDS encoding TolC family protein — translation MKRAPLILLLCAAASLSASAAERSQPGATVESVVAFAKRLSPELRGAVLEADAASQRVGAAGVQPDPTVTLQAWDVNNKGVGQTWIGAEQTFRLWGKTDLEKGIALADADTARRQSDATEVDLVARVKAAYAQYGAAFRALDLSNSLKRRVDQLLELLRLRYGASSVDQQEVIKAELEAANAAADVARREGEAKSAVARLNALIGRDARAPLAPAKGFAPLKTKLSLAGVQELARSSNPLLAATHAQVRSATGTKALTDLNYYPDVTVGANLVQPRNGETSGMFLLGVKVPLQYEAKDAEQRAASASLGAARARNDALRIRLDGEVAEAWYRLEAIRKAIKIFEQRQLSPAKLSVDTARIGFDAGTTPLATLFESERRLRAVELELLALRVEEQGKYADLERLAGGAL, via the coding sequence ATGAAACGAGCCCCTCTGATCCTGTTATTGTGCGCCGCCGCCAGCCTTTCCGCCTCGGCGGCGGAGCGCAGCCAGCCGGGCGCGACGGTCGAGAGCGTCGTGGCCTTCGCCAAGCGGCTGAGCCCCGAATTGCGGGGGGCCGTTCTAGAGGCGGACGCCGCGTCGCAACGTGTCGGCGCGGCCGGGGTCCAGCCCGACCCCACCGTCACGCTGCAAGCCTGGGACGTGAACAACAAGGGCGTCGGCCAGACCTGGATCGGCGCCGAACAGACCTTCCGGCTCTGGGGAAAGACGGACCTCGAAAAAGGGATCGCCCTTGCCGACGCCGACACGGCAAGACGTCAGAGCGACGCGACGGAGGTGGATCTCGTCGCGCGCGTGAAGGCGGCCTACGCGCAATACGGCGCCGCTTTTCGCGCGCTGGATTTGTCCAATTCGCTTAAGCGGCGTGTCGATCAATTGTTGGAGCTGCTGCGGCTGCGCTACGGGGCGAGCTCGGTCGATCAGCAGGAGGTGATCAAGGCGGAGCTCGAGGCTGCAAACGCGGCCGCCGACGTCGCCCGCCGTGAGGGGGAAGCCAAATCCGCCGTGGCTCGATTGAACGCGCTCATAGGTAGGGATGCGCGCGCGCCGCTCGCTCCTGCGAAAGGCTTCGCGCCTCTGAAGACGAAACTGTCACTCGCGGGAGTGCAGGAGCTCGCCCGGTCGTCGAACCCGCTGCTCGCCGCGACGCATGCGCAAGTGCGATCGGCGACGGGGACGAAGGCGCTGACCGATCTCAACTACTATCCCGACGTCACCGTCGGCGCGAATCTGGTGCAGCCTCGAAACGGCGAAACGAGCGGCATGTTCCTGCTCGGTGTCAAGGTGCCGCTGCAATATGAGGCCAAGGACGCCGAGCAGCGCGCGGCGAGCGCCAGTCTCGGGGCCGCCCGGGCGCGTAACGACGCGTTGCGCATCCGGCTCGATGGAGAAGTCGCCGAGGCCTGGTATCGGCTGGAGGCCATCCGCAAGGCGATCAAAATCTTCGAGCAACGGCAACTTTCGCCGGCGAAGCTCTCTGTCGACACGGCGCGTATCGGCTTCGACGCCGGAACGACCCCGCTGGCGACGCTTTTTGAATCCGAGCGGCGTCTGCGCGCGGTCGAACTGGAGCTTCTCGCCTTAAGGGTGGAGGAGCAGGGCAAATACGCCGACCTCGAACGCCTTGCGGGAGGCGCGCTATGA
- a CDS encoding FixH family protein produces MQKKPLRLLGSMGLVALGMGHARAAIDDYAFELVQPRVEKGQRTVEVRLIHRPDGKPVGDAVLFATRLDMAPDDMESMTSAIEPTQSPGPGLYRFRVDLTDEGRWRISLAAKIQGETGTLQSRLILQATP; encoded by the coding sequence ATGCAGAAGAAACCCTTGCGGCTCCTTGGCTCGATGGGGCTCGTCGCGCTGGGCATGGGACATGCCCGTGCGGCTATCGACGACTATGCCTTCGAGCTGGTCCAACCTCGGGTCGAGAAAGGGCAGCGCACGGTCGAGGTGCGGCTGATCCATAGGCCGGACGGCAAGCCGGTAGGCGACGCCGTGCTTTTCGCAACACGGCTCGACATGGCTCCTGACGACATGGAGTCCATGACCAGCGCGATCGAGCCGACCCAAAGTCCAGGGCCGGGGCTGTACCGGTTCAGGGTCGACCTGACGGATGAGGGTCGTTGGCGCATCTCCCTCGCGGCGAAGATTCAGGGCGAGACCGGAACGCTTCAAAGTCGGCTGATCTTGCAGGCGACGCCATGA
- a CDS encoding efflux RND transporter permease subunit gives MSFTDIFVRRPVLATVVSLLILVLGLRSLSILPVLQYPRTQNAVVTISTQYFGADPATVAGFVTTPLENVIAQADGIDYLTSTSQIGASTITAYLRLNFDSGKALTQISTKVDSVLNQLPSAVQRPVITVKIGQTTDAMYIGFNSDILSPSQVTDYLIRIVQPRLQSVPGVQTAELIGGKTFALRAWLDPEKLAAYSLTAAEISAALAANDYIAGLGSTKGEMVQVNLSASTSLHSLEEFRNLVVKQVNGANLKLRDVANVTLGSEDYDSSVAFNGKQAVYIGIQIAPTANLLEVIKGVKEVYPEIEKAMPAGLSSEIVYDSTDFVNSAIDEVIHTLVEAVLIVIAVVFLFLGSWRSVAIPVMAIPLSLVGVFAVLVAFGFSINLLTLLALVLAIGLVVDDAIIVVENVNRHLADGMAPFDAARQSARELTGPILAMTIVLIAVYVPIGFQSGLTGALFVEFAFTLAGAVTVSAVVALTLSPVSCAKILKAPHSGAETWEARIVDVIDATMDRLRERYRRLLAAVLRHAPVTLAFGALVFLSIFWLYANSKNELAPGEDQGLILAQSTAAPNATLKQKLFYGDQVYQILAKHVETQSVFQINSLAMNLSGMVLKPTNQRKTDAETLQHSIQSELADVAGLRIVAFQQPPLPGAMGLPIQFVLQSPDSFEKMDVATRDLLAQAVATGKFMFLDTDLKIDQPQASLVVDREKAAQLGLRMSDVGGALTMALSGGYTQYFDLDGRSYKVVPQVAQRFRLNADQILNYYIKVGDGTSAPLSTIATFRSTTEPESLNHFQQANAVTISGVPAPGVVIGEALQTLREIANRVLPPGYVVDYAGPSRQFVQESSGFATTFGFALIIIFLALAAQFESYRDPLIILVSVPMSIAGALVFIMLGFGGASINIYTQIGLVTLMGLISKHGILIVEFANELQLAGMGRREAIIEAASIRLRPILMTTAAMVLGVLPLITASGAGAASRYNIGLVIASGLSIGTLFTLFVLPAVYLTLAAERAAPKRAVDGGEASPAAGSC, from the coding sequence GTGTCCTTCACAGACATTTTTGTTCGTCGACCGGTTCTCGCCACCGTTGTGAGTCTGCTGATCCTGGTGCTCGGCCTGCGCTCGCTCAGCATATTGCCGGTCCTGCAATATCCGCGCACCCAAAACGCCGTGGTCACCATCTCGACGCAATATTTCGGCGCGGATCCGGCGACGGTCGCGGGCTTCGTCACGACGCCCCTCGAAAACGTCATCGCCCAGGCCGACGGCATCGACTACCTGACCTCCACAAGCCAGATCGGCGCGAGCACCATCACCGCCTATCTGCGGCTCAATTTCGATTCCGGCAAGGCGCTGACCCAGATCAGCACGAAAGTCGACTCCGTCCTCAATCAATTGCCCAGCGCCGTCCAGCGTCCCGTCATCACCGTCAAGATCGGGCAGACGACGGACGCCATGTATATCGGCTTCAACAGCGACATTCTCTCTCCGAGCCAGGTCACCGACTATCTGATCCGCATTGTGCAGCCGCGGCTGCAATCCGTGCCCGGCGTGCAGACCGCCGAACTCATCGGCGGCAAGACATTCGCGCTGCGCGCTTGGCTCGATCCCGAGAAGCTCGCCGCCTACAGCCTCACGGCCGCCGAAATCTCCGCGGCGCTCGCGGCCAATGATTACATTGCGGGGCTCGGCTCGACCAAGGGAGAAATGGTTCAGGTCAACCTCTCCGCTTCGACGTCGCTGCATTCGCTTGAAGAATTTCGAAATCTCGTCGTCAAGCAGGTCAACGGCGCCAATTTGAAGCTCAGGGACGTCGCCAATGTAACGCTGGGGTCGGAGGATTATGACTCGTCGGTCGCCTTCAATGGAAAGCAGGCTGTCTATATCGGCATCCAGATTGCGCCGACGGCGAATCTTCTCGAGGTGATCAAAGGCGTGAAGGAGGTCTATCCCGAGATCGAGAAGGCCATGCCCGCAGGGTTGTCGAGCGAGATCGTCTACGACTCGACCGACTTCGTGAACAGCGCCATTGACGAGGTGATCCATACGCTGGTGGAGGCGGTCTTGATCGTCATCGCCGTCGTGTTTCTGTTTCTCGGGTCATGGCGCTCGGTGGCGATTCCGGTGATGGCGATTCCGCTGTCCCTGGTCGGCGTCTTCGCCGTCCTCGTCGCCTTCGGCTTCTCGATCAATCTTTTGACTTTGCTCGCGCTCGTATTGGCGATCGGCCTCGTCGTCGACGACGCCATCATCGTGGTCGAAAACGTCAATCGCCATCTCGCCGACGGAATGGCGCCCTTCGACGCGGCGCGGCAATCGGCCCGAGAGCTCACTGGACCGATCCTCGCCATGACGATCGTGTTGATCGCCGTCTATGTCCCGATCGGATTCCAGAGCGGACTTACCGGCGCGCTGTTCGTCGAATTCGCTTTCACTCTGGCGGGAGCGGTCACAGTCTCGGCTGTCGTCGCCCTTACGCTCTCACCCGTCAGTTGCGCGAAAATCCTCAAGGCCCCGCATTCCGGCGCCGAAACATGGGAAGCGCGCATCGTCGACGTCATCGACGCGACGATGGACCGCCTTCGCGAACGCTATCGCCGTCTTCTTGCGGCCGTGCTGCGGCATGCGCCGGTGACATTGGCTTTCGGCGCCTTGGTGTTCCTCAGCATTTTCTGGCTTTACGCCAATTCCAAGAACGAGCTCGCGCCCGGCGAAGACCAGGGCCTTATCCTCGCGCAATCGACCGCCGCGCCGAACGCCACATTGAAACAGAAGCTTTTCTACGGAGACCAAGTCTACCAGATCCTCGCGAAGCATGTTGAAACGCAGAGCGTCTTCCAGATCAATTCGTTGGCGATGAATCTCTCGGGCATGGTGCTGAAGCCGACGAATCAGCGCAAAACCGACGCGGAGACGCTTCAGCACAGCATCCAAAGCGAACTCGCCGATGTCGCCGGGTTGCGCATCGTCGCCTTCCAGCAGCCGCCCTTGCCCGGGGCGATGGGGCTTCCGATCCAGTTCGTCCTGCAGAGCCCCGACTCCTTTGAGAAAATGGATGTGGCGACGCGCGATCTTTTGGCGCAGGCGGTGGCCACCGGAAAATTCATGTTTCTCGACACGGATCTTAAAATCGACCAGCCGCAGGCGTCGCTGGTCGTCGACCGCGAAAAGGCCGCTCAGCTCGGCCTCAGGATGAGCGATGTCGGCGGCGCTCTGACGATGGCGTTGAGCGGCGGCTATACGCAATATTTCGACCTCGACGGTCGCTCATACAAGGTCGTCCCGCAGGTCGCGCAGAGATTCCGCCTGAACGCGGACCAGATCCTGAACTACTACATCAAGGTGGGCGACGGGACGTCGGCGCCATTGTCGACCATTGCGACGTTTCGTTCGACGACCGAGCCGGAATCGCTCAACCACTTTCAGCAAGCGAACGCCGTAACGATTTCCGGCGTCCCCGCGCCGGGCGTCGTCATTGGCGAGGCGCTTCAGACCCTGCGCGAGATCGCAAATCGCGTGCTGCCGCCCGGCTATGTCGTCGACTATGCCGGCCCCTCGCGCCAATTCGTGCAGGAATCGAGCGGCTTCGCCACCACCTTTGGATTCGCTTTGATCATTATTTTCCTCGCGCTCGCCGCGCAGTTTGAAAGCTATCGCGATCCCTTGATCATTCTCGTCTCGGTCCCGATGTCGATCGCCGGCGCGCTCGTCTTCATCATGCTGGGTTTCGGCGGCGCCAGCATCAACATCTACACGCAGATCGGCCTTGTGACGCTCATGGGCCTGATCAGCAAGCACGGCATATTGATCGTGGAGTTCGCCAACGAGCTGCAACTCGCCGGCATGGGAAGACGGGAGGCGATCATCGAGGCCGCCTCGATCCGTCTGCGGCCTATTCTGATGACGACCGCGGCGATGGTGCTCGGCGTTCTGCCGCTGATCACGGCGAGCGGCGCCGGCGCGGCTTCGCGCTACAATATCGGGCTTGTCATCGCTTCCGGCTTGTCAATTGGAACGCTCTTCACCCTGTTCGTGTTGCCCGCGGTTTATCTTACGCTCGCCGCAGAGCGCGCCGCTCCAAAGCGCGCGGTTGACGGGGGCGAAGCATCGCCGGCGGCTGGCTCTTGTTGA
- a CDS encoding efflux RND transporter periplasmic adaptor subunit, whose protein sequence is MLNRIISKDRVEPSLRPMLIMLASVAVIFGGLYGFTVFRSMMIARFLASMANPPQTVAIATAKLEEWRPTLSAIGTLRAVSGADLALEVSGVVEKILFRSGEDVGAGQVLLELRKDTDRSRLESLKATAELNEINLRRDQAQLKLKAVSQATVDSDLANLRSAKADVAQQEAVIAQKTLRAPFAGRLGIRSVDIGQYLSAGTVVVTLQALDELFLDFVLPQQNLNGLAVGQSASATVDAYPGQRFVGRIAAINAKVDQASRNVQLRASFANADHKLRPGMFASVEVAIGKAERLVTVPQTAIVHAPYGASVFLAQNDPPTGKDAASGGPVARQTFVRLGATRGDEIAVIEGLKAGALVVTAGQMKLRNGAPLKISDAPKPSVDPDPKPVDR, encoded by the coding sequence ATGCTCAATAGAATAATTTCGAAAGACCGCGTCGAGCCGTCGCTCAGACCCATGCTGATCATGCTGGCGAGCGTCGCCGTCATCTTTGGCGGCCTTTACGGCTTCACTGTTTTTCGATCGATGATGATCGCGCGGTTTCTCGCCTCAATGGCCAATCCGCCGCAGACGGTTGCGATCGCGACCGCGAAATTGGAGGAATGGCGGCCGACGCTCTCGGCGATCGGCACCCTTCGCGCCGTCAGCGGCGCCGATCTGGCGCTGGAGGTCTCCGGCGTCGTGGAGAAAATTCTGTTTCGTTCGGGCGAGGACGTCGGCGCTGGACAGGTTCTTCTCGAACTCCGGAAAGACACCGACAGGTCTCGGCTGGAATCGTTGAAGGCGACGGCGGAGCTCAACGAAATCAACCTTCGCCGCGACCAGGCGCAGCTCAAGCTCAAGGCCGTGAGCCAGGCGACCGTCGATTCCGACCTCGCAAATCTCAGGAGCGCCAAGGCTGACGTCGCGCAGCAGGAGGCGGTGATCGCCCAAAAGACCTTGCGCGCGCCTTTCGCCGGGCGCCTGGGCATTCGTTCGGTCGATATCGGGCAATATCTGAGCGCTGGAACTGTCGTGGTGACGCTGCAGGCCCTCGATGAGCTTTTCCTGGATTTCGTGCTGCCTCAGCAAAATCTCAATGGACTCGCGGTCGGCCAAAGCGCTTCCGCCACGGTCGACGCCTATCCCGGCCAGCGTTTCGTCGGTCGGATCGCGGCGATCAACGCCAAAGTGGACCAGGCGAGCCGAAACGTTCAGCTACGCGCGTCCTTCGCCAATGCCGACCACAAACTGCGACCCGGCATGTTCGCCTCCGTCGAGGTCGCCATCGGCAAGGCTGAGCGTCTTGTCACCGTGCCGCAGACGGCGATCGTCCACGCGCCTTATGGAGCTTCGGTTTTCCTGGCCCAAAATGATCCGCCGACAGGTAAGGATGCGGCGAGCGGCGGTCCCGTCGCGCGGCAGACATTCGTGCGGCTCGGCGCGACGCGCGGCGATGAGATCGCCGTCATTGAGGGGCTCAAAGCTGGGGCGCTGGTGGTGACTGCCGGCCAGATGAAGCTTCGGAACGGCGCGCCGCTCAAGATCAGCGACGCCCCCAAGCCGTCCGTCGACCCCGATCCGAAACCCGTAGACCGTTGA
- a CDS encoding efflux transporter outer membrane subunit, with protein MRRVYSCFTRDLRRHALFCRERPPRKGARLQTESRPASFAGRAIFRFGAFAAAPVAASLGGCAVGPDFAAPAAPFEAGYVRRLSTGGQGEAGRVGGAQQLQMGRDVPGEWWRLFHSKQISALIDEAVENHPNIAAAEAALRQARETLEADAASFLPSATATDSVTRQQLSPAQYGSSSNSNSGFKTLYTLYNSNVAVSFTPDVFGKTARTVEGDAASVDYQRYQLEAAYLALTANVVSTAIADASYAEQIKVTQGLVADYRAQLDILEKRFELGAVSLADVVSERALLAQAEASLPPLQKARAQTRNQLMAYLGRFPNSDKGEAIELEKLHLPATLPLSLPSKLVRQRPDILAAESQLHQASANVGVATANMLPQLTLSATGGSLALTPTQLFSPHTMAYNFGASLSNQAFDGGGLFHKREAKVAAFEQATAQYQGAVLTAFQNVADALQAIKHDAATLRAQTAAESAAAESFRIAQIQYRAGSTTYPTVINAEQSLLTARLNRVKAQAARFSDTVALLQALGGGWWNRNDETPASRAKPTDLVATSPIAAAIRAQAGKTVDAQ; from the coding sequence ATGCGGCGCGTATATTCATGTTTCACAAGAGATTTGCGGCGGCACGCGCTCTTTTGCCGAGAACGGCCGCCTCGAAAAGGCGCGCGGCTTCAAACTGAATCGCGACCGGCTTCGTTCGCCGGGCGCGCTATTTTTCGCTTTGGCGCTTTCGCCGCCGCCCCTGTCGCGGCTTCACTGGGAGGATGCGCCGTCGGGCCGGATTTCGCCGCACCCGCCGCGCCCTTCGAGGCCGGATATGTCCGCAGGCTGTCGACGGGCGGCCAAGGCGAGGCGGGGAGGGTCGGCGGCGCGCAACAGCTTCAAATGGGCCGCGACGTTCCGGGCGAATGGTGGAGGCTCTTTCACTCGAAGCAAATCTCCGCGCTCATCGACGAGGCGGTCGAGAATCATCCGAACATCGCTGCGGCCGAGGCGGCGTTGCGTCAGGCGCGCGAAACATTGGAGGCGGACGCCGCGTCCTTCCTGCCTTCCGCGACCGCTACCGACTCGGTCACCCGGCAGCAGCTCTCGCCGGCGCAATACGGCAGTTCGTCGAACTCGAATTCGGGTTTCAAGACTCTCTACACATTATACAACTCCAATGTCGCCGTCTCCTTTACGCCCGATGTCTTCGGCAAGACGGCCCGCACTGTCGAAGGCGACGCCGCCTCGGTCGATTATCAGCGCTATCAGCTTGAGGCGGCCTATCTTGCCTTGACCGCCAACGTCGTCTCGACGGCGATCGCCGACGCTTCTTACGCCGAGCAGATCAAGGTCACGCAAGGGCTCGTCGCCGATTATCGCGCCCAACTGGACATCCTCGAAAAGCGATTCGAACTCGGCGCCGTAAGTCTTGCCGACGTCGTCTCGGAACGCGCCCTGCTCGCCCAGGCGGAAGCATCGTTGCCGCCATTGCAAAAGGCTCGTGCGCAAACGCGCAACCAGTTGATGGCCTATCTGGGCCGCTTCCCCAACAGCGACAAAGGCGAGGCGATCGAACTCGAGAAACTGCATTTGCCGGCGACGTTGCCGCTCAGCCTCCCCTCGAAGCTGGTGCGCCAGCGTCCCGACATTCTCGCCGCCGAAAGCCAGTTGCATCAGGCCAGCGCCAATGTCGGCGTCGCGACCGCGAACATGTTGCCGCAACTTACGCTCTCAGCGACGGGCGGCAGTCTGGCCTTGACGCCGACGCAGCTCTTCTCGCCCCATACCATGGCCTATAATTTCGGAGCCTCGCTCTCGAACCAGGCTTTCGACGGCGGCGGATTGTTCCACAAGCGCGAGGCGAAGGTCGCCGCTTTCGAACAGGCGACGGCCCAATATCAGGGCGCAGTTCTTACCGCGTTCCAAAACGTCGCGGACGCGCTTCAGGCGATCAAGCACGACGCCGCCACGCTCCGCGCGCAGACCGCGGCCGAAAGCGCCGCGGCGGAGAGTTTCCGGATCGCCCAAATCCAGTATCGCGCCGGTTCGACAACCTACCCGACCGTCATCAATGCCGAGCAAAGCCTGCTCACCGCCCGTCTGAACCGCGTGAAGGCGCAGGCCGCGCGCTTTTCCGACACGGTGGCGCTTCTGCAAGCCCTGGGGGGCGGCTGGTGGAATCGCAATGACGAAACGCCGGCTTCGCGCGCCAAGCCAACCGATCTCGTGGCCACATCGCCAATTGCGGCGGCCATCCGCGCACAGGCGGGGAAAACTGTCGATGCTCAATAG
- a CDS encoding TetR/AcrR family transcriptional regulator, translated as MIGSSDEPANAPEPPMGRKEAQIINAARSAFLEQGFAETSMEGIARAANVSKATLYAYFPSKEAMFSHLIEIECERKRILFGQPSLEDGVDAALRTLGKKFVSHFLAKDATKFFQTMSSERARFPELCRLYFNTGQKNVLDFVAELLEEAKSRGLLSFENAHLAANQFLNLVLSDLPMRVALGLDLPREEEAQKVLDSGVTVFLRAYLCSPVETDARVQSAPGVDAG; from the coding sequence ATGATCGGATCGTCTGACGAGCCGGCGAACGCGCCGGAACCCCCGATGGGCCGCAAGGAGGCCCAGATCATCAACGCGGCGCGAAGCGCGTTTCTGGAACAAGGATTCGCGGAAACCAGCATGGAGGGCATTGCGCGCGCCGCGAATGTGTCGAAGGCGACGCTTTACGCCTATTTTCCCAGCAAAGAAGCCATGTTCAGCCATTTGATCGAAATCGAATGCGAGCGAAAACGCATTCTTTTCGGCCAACCGTCGCTTGAGGACGGCGTCGACGCGGCTCTTCGCACTCTGGGCAAGAAATTCGTCAGCCATTTTTTGGCGAAAGACGCGACGAAATTTTTCCAGACAATGTCCAGCGAACGCGCGCGCTTTCCCGAACTCTGCCGGCTCTATTTCAACACCGGGCAGAAGAATGTTCTCGACTTCGTCGCCGAACTTCTCGAAGAGGCCAAATCGCGGGGCCTTCTCTCCTTCGAAAACGCGCATCTCGCCGCAAATCAATTCCTCAATCTGGTCTTATCCGACCTGCCGATGCGGGTCGCCCTTGGCCTCGATCTCCCAAGAGAGGAGGAAGCTCAGAAAGTGCTGGATTCGGGCGTGACGGTGTTCTTGAGGGCTTATCTTTGCTCGCCGGTCGAGACGGATGCGCGCGTTCAAAGCGCGCCTGGCGTCGACGCGGGTTGA
- a CDS encoding DUF1778 domain-containing protein produces the protein MTMPNATSKSASGRARAERLEARVTAEQKSLIERAAALQGRSVTDFVLTSVQDAARRAIEEHHQLSLSVRDSEAFVDALLNPIPVNDRLRDTVRRYRARTGV, from the coding sequence ATGACCATGCCAAATGCAACGTCCAAATCGGCCAGCGGACGCGCCCGAGCGGAGCGTTTGGAGGCGCGCGTCACTGCCGAGCAGAAGAGCCTGATCGAACGGGCTGCCGCCCTACAAGGGCGGAGCGTGACCGATTTCGTGCTGACCAGCGTCCAGGACGCCGCCCGCCGTGCGATTGAGGAGCACCACCAGCTCTCGCTCTCGGTTCGAGATAGCGAGGCCTTCGTCGATGCGCTCCTCAATCCGATCCCTGTCAACGACCGGCTGCGCGACACGGTACGTCGCTATCGCGCGAGAACTGGCGTTTGA
- a CDS encoding GNAT family N-acetyltransferase — translation MSGEREEKIRVEPLTSNHDRSGFESGVEPLDRYFRTHAGQDARKNMAAPFVFALPDGAIAGYYTLSSTSVQLAELPDQTLRKLPRYPLVPATLLGRLAVDRRHQGKGYGRFLLADALYRAARSEIASFALLVPAKDDGARRFYERESFLPFPEQPMKLFRPMADIKRLFE, via the coding sequence GTGAGCGGGGAGAGAGAAGAGAAGATCCGCGTCGAGCCGCTGACGTCGAACCATGACCGATCGGGATTCGAGAGCGGAGTAGAGCCGCTCGACCGGTATTTTCGGACGCATGCCGGCCAGGACGCGCGGAAGAATATGGCGGCGCCTTTTGTCTTCGCGCTCCCGGACGGCGCGATCGCGGGCTACTACACCCTCTCGTCGACGTCCGTACAGCTCGCCGAGCTGCCGGATCAAACGCTGCGCAAGCTACCGAGATATCCGTTAGTGCCGGCTACGCTCTTGGGTCGGCTCGCAGTTGATCGGCGACACCAAGGGAAAGGTTACGGTCGCTTTCTCCTGGCCGACGCTCTCTACCGCGCCGCCCGGAGTGAGATTGCATCGTTTGCATTGCTCGTCCCAGCGAAGGATGACGGCGCCCGCCGCTTCTACGAGCGGGAGAGTTTTCTGCCATTCCCGGAACAGCCCATGAAGCTGTTTCGGCCGATGGCCGACATAAAGAGGCTCTTCGAATGA
- a CDS encoding HTH domain-containing protein — protein sequence MSRTHRLFELLQMLRRRRRPVSGAELAREAGVSLRTLYRDIAALQAMGAGIDGEPGVGYVLRPGFLLPPLMFSEEEIEALALGAKWVARRTDEGLSDAARNAVTKIAAVLPPELKPLLEDDALIVGPSWERPQHVELKLLRRALREERKLAICYRDEKGARTERVIWPVAVGFFESTRVLAGWCELRRDFRHFRADRIETAKILETRPSRRRQTLVKEWRKNMLTETDGMLAYGRSAPANLKGNPMAKELVFYTNPQSRGMIAHWMLEETGAPYAIEIKDYGTTMKAPEYLAVNPMGKVPAIRHGETVVTEAAAICAYLADAFPQAGLAPEPAARGDYYRWLFFAAGCVEPAMSNHSVGWDPATQDMQRRFGYGSYAAVMDTLARAVAGRRYIAGDAFTAADVYVGSMIGFGLRFGVIDKRPEFEAYWSGLENRPARLRAAAQAEKLASKQAWAPA from the coding sequence ATGTCCCGCACGCATCGATTGTTCGAACTCCTGCAGATGCTTCGCCGCCGCCGACGGCCTGTGAGCGGGGCGGAGCTTGCGCGCGAGGCGGGCGTTTCCCTGCGCACGCTCTATCGCGACATTGCCGCCTTGCAGGCGATGGGGGCGGGGATCGACGGCGAACCGGGCGTCGGCTACGTGCTGCGCCCCGGCTTTCTGCTGCCGCCGCTGATGTTCTCCGAAGAAGAAATCGAAGCGCTGGCGCTTGGCGCCAAATGGGTGGCGCGGCGCACGGATGAGGGATTGTCCGATGCAGCCCGCAACGCCGTGACAAAAATCGCCGCTGTCCTGCCTCCGGAACTGAAGCCGCTGTTGGAGGACGACGCGCTCATCGTCGGCCCCAGCTGGGAGAGGCCGCAACATGTCGAATTGAAATTGCTGCGCCGAGCCTTGCGTGAAGAACGCAAGCTCGCAATCTGCTATCGCGACGAAAAGGGCGCGCGAACGGAACGCGTGATTTGGCCCGTCGCGGTCGGATTCTTCGAATCCACTCGCGTTCTGGCCGGCTGGTGCGAGTTGCGACGAGATTTCCGTCATTTCCGCGCCGATCGGATCGAAACGGCGAAAATTCTGGAGACGCGCCCGTCGCGTCGTCGCCAAACGCTGGTGAAGGAGTGGCGGAAAAACATGCTGACAGAAACTGACGGCATGCTCGCCTATGGTCGTTCCGCACCGGCAAATCTGAAAGGAAATCCCATGGCGAAGGAACTCGTTTTCTACACCAATCCGCAGTCGCGCGGCATGATCGCGCATTGGATGCTCGAAGAGACAGGCGCGCCTTACGCGATTGAGATCAAGGATTACGGAACGACGATGAAGGCGCCGGAATATCTGGCCGTCAATCCGATGGGCAAGGTGCCGGCTATCAGACATGGCGAGACGGTGGTGACGGAAGCGGCCGCGATTTGCGCCTATCTCGCCGACGCCTTTCCGCAGGCCGGCCTCGCGCCGGAGCCCGCCGCGCGCGGCGATTATTATCGCTGGCTGTTTTTCGCGGCTGGCTGCGTGGAGCCGGCGATGAGCAATCATTCCGTCGGCTGGGATCCGGCGACGCAGGACATGCAGCGGCGCTTCGGCTACGGCTCCTACGCCGCCGTGATGGACACGCTGGCCAGGGCCGTGGCGGGGCGCCGTTATATCGCCGGCGACGCTTTCACGGCGGCCGACGTCTATGTCGGATCGATGATCGGCTTTGGGCTGCGGTTTGGCGTGATCGACAAGCGTCCCGAATTCGAAGCCTATTGGAGCGGCCTCGAAAATCGCCCTGCGCGGCTGCGCGCCGCCGCTCAGGCCGAAAAGCTCGCGTCGAAGCAAGCTTGGGCGCCTGCGTGA